Proteins encoded by one window of Polaribacter haliotis:
- a CDS encoding AraC family transcriptional regulator, with protein sequence MVETRQEYLKRINFVLDFIDKNLDVDLSLEYLSKKAHYSPYHFHRVFLTVVNERLNEFINRKRIERIASILLVEPKIPLIDLAYKYGFNSDNSFSRAFKKYYGISPTKFKSEGKEILSKIGIEFFSTEKYICSINDIKQWTKMNTQITIKELPELKLASISHIGSFEKVANMFQKLMEWGHQKGILDTSNFKAITIYHDNPNVTQASKLRFSTCITISENINADGEIRQIDLQKGTYVVGHFEIKAEEISKAWKSMCIWVIENGYEFRDGDYFEMYHNDHKTHPEQKFILDICIPLQKTKNIKLGEINKVNLSKYKAQNQKCENNLDYHQLINYMKELRLFFQKEYGTIFRLGKIYQGDPNFSYFSLTTDELKKQKLKFVIILNHKELYFSICLSGQNKSIRKKYWKIFKGSDWNKYHLAESIDDSLSIIDQIIVEEPNFNNKRSLTEKIEKESMKFTRELKGILE encoded by the coding sequence ATGGTCGAAACAAGACAAGAATATCTCAAACGAATAAATTTCGTCTTAGATTTTATTGATAAAAATCTTGATGTTGACCTATCACTTGAATATTTATCAAAGAAAGCTCATTATTCACCTTACCACTTTCATAGAGTATTTCTAACAGTAGTTAACGAAAGATTAAATGAGTTTATCAATAGAAAAAGAATTGAGCGAATTGCTTCAATTCTACTTGTTGAACCAAAGATTCCCTTAATCGATTTAGCTTACAAATACGGTTTTAATAGTGACAACTCTTTTTCACGAGCATTTAAGAAATACTATGGTATCAGTCCAACTAAATTTAAATCTGAGGGAAAAGAAATACTTAGCAAGATTGGTATAGAATTTTTTTCAACCGAAAAATACATTTGTTCCATTAATGATATTAAACAATGGACTAAAATGAATACACAAATAACGATTAAAGAACTTCCTGAATTAAAACTTGCAAGTATATCTCATATTGGGAGCTTCGAAAAGGTAGCTAATATGTTTCAAAAGTTAATGGAATGGGGACATCAAAAAGGAATATTAGACACTTCAAATTTTAAAGCAATAACAATTTATCACGACAACCCTAATGTTACCCAAGCTTCAAAATTAAGATTCAGTACTTGCATAACAATTAGTGAGAACATTAATGCAGATGGAGAAATTAGACAAATAGACTTACAAAAAGGTACTTATGTCGTTGGGCATTTTGAAATTAAAGCAGAAGAAATTTCAAAAGCGTGGAAAAGTATGTGTATTTGGGTAATAGAAAATGGTTATGAATTTAGAGATGGTGATTATTTTGAAATGTATCATAATGACCACAAAACTCATCCCGAACAAAAATTCATATTAGACATTTGTATTCCTTTACAAAAGACTAAAAACATTAAACTTGGAGAAATCAACAAAGTAAATCTGTCGAAATATAAAGCTCAAAACCAAAAATGTGAAAACAACTTAGATTATCATCAATTGATAAACTATATGAAAGAATTGAGGCTCTTTTTTCAAAAAGAGTATGGCACAATTTTTAGACTCGGAAAGATTTATCAGGGAGACCCTAATTTCTCTTACTTTTCTCTAACGACAGATGAATTAAAAAAGCAAAAACTTAAATTCGTTATCATTTTAAATCACAAAGAATTGTATTTTTCGATTTGCTTATCAGGTCAGAACAAAAGTATTCGAAAAAAGTATTGGAAGATTTTTAAAGGTAGCGATTGGAATAAATATCATTTGGCAGAATCAATTGATGACAGTTTATCTATTATAGACCAGATAATTGTTGAAGAACCAAATTTTAATAATAAAAGAAGTTTAACCGAAAAGATTGAAAAGGAATCAATGAAATTTACTAGAGAACTAAAAGGTATACTTGAATAA
- a CDS encoding exonuclease domain-containing protein, with product MLYTVIDIETTGNGYKGSKITEISIFVFDGKKVVDEYTTLINPEQNIPPFITNLTGITNAMVRNAPKFYEVARKIEEITKNTIFVAHNVNFDYNIIQAEFKSLGFDFKRKKLCTVRLSRKIIPGLNSYSLGNICTSENIPINGRHRAKGDAEATTELFRRLIERDDQFIINSFLHPRSRQATLPPLLDKKVVDNLPETFGVYYFKNLAKEVIYVGKANNIKQRVISHFYDKKKKEQNMCLETADISFIETGSELLALLLESEEIKHIYPKYNRAQRRAGEAVGLFSYEDQKGIIHLAYNRLKLAPNPIMKYYSVAECRNHLEVLCKEFELCPKYCHLQTNVSSCFHYQLKECKGICCDKEAVDDYNIRVRQAIKSVGIDAENLIIKETGRTKDEVGFALILDGIYKGIGYLDTSQDVLLENPADYQFFVEPKKDNRDIQRILTAYIRKTEEIKLLAND from the coding sequence TTGCTATATACAGTAATAGACATAGAAACTACAGGAAATGGATATAAAGGTTCTAAAATAACCGAAATATCCATTTTTGTTTTTGATGGAAAAAAAGTTGTAGACGAATACACAACACTTATAAATCCAGAACAAAATATTCCGCCATTTATTACCAATCTTACAGGCATTACAAATGCAATGGTAAGGAATGCGCCTAAATTTTATGAAGTTGCTAGAAAGATTGAAGAAATTACAAAAAACACCATTTTTGTAGCACATAATGTAAACTTCGATTATAACATAATTCAAGCTGAATTTAAAAGTTTAGGATTCGATTTTAAACGAAAAAAACTATGTACAGTTCGTTTGTCGAGAAAAATTATTCCTGGTTTAAATTCTTATAGTTTAGGTAATATTTGTACTTCAGAAAATATTCCAATTAACGGCAGACACAGAGCCAAAGGCGATGCAGAAGCCACAACAGAATTATTTAGAAGGTTAATTGAAAGAGATGATCAATTTATTATTAATTCATTTCTGCACCCACGTTCTAGACAAGCAACCTTACCACCTCTTTTAGATAAAAAAGTTGTTGATAATTTACCCGAAACTTTTGGCGTTTATTACTTTAAAAATTTAGCAAAAGAAGTTATTTATGTTGGTAAAGCTAACAACATAAAGCAACGTGTAATCAGTCATTTTTACGATAAGAAGAAAAAGGAACAAAATATGTGTTTAGAAACCGCAGACATTTCCTTTATAGAAACTGGTAGCGAATTACTAGCACTACTTTTAGAGTCTGAAGAAATTAAACACATTTATCCAAAATATAATAGAGCGCAAAGAAGAGCAGGAGAAGCTGTTGGTTTATTTTCTTATGAAGATCAAAAAGGGATTATTCATTTGGCTTATAACCGCTTAAAATTAGCTCCCAATCCAATAATGAAGTACTATTCTGTTGCAGAATGTAGAAATCATTTAGAGGTTCTTTGTAAAGAATTTGAATTATGCCCTAAATATTGTCATTTACAAACCAATGTCTCTAGTTGTTTTCATTATCAACTGAAAGAATGTAAAGGTATTTGTTGCGATAAAGAAGCTGTGGATGATTATAATATTCGTGTTAGACAAGCCATTAAATCTGTAGGAATTGATGCAGAAAATTTAATTATTAAAGAAACAGGAAGAACAAAAGATGAAGTAGGTTTTGCTTTAATTTTAGATGGAATCTACAAAGGAATTGGTTATTTAGATACTTCTCAAGATGTGCTGTTAGAAAACCCAGCAGATTATCAATTCTTTGTTGAACCAAAAAAAGATAATAGAGATATTCAAAGAATATTAACGGCTTATATTAGAAAAACAGAAGAAATTAAACTTCTAGCTAATGATTAA
- a CDS encoding GNAT family N-acetyltransferase, whose amino-acid sequence MKNIEFKIGIVPKTSEIIEVYDSSGIKRPTKDSDRITKMYKNSNLIITAWLNNELIGISRSITDFCYACYLSDLAVKSEYQKEGIGRQLIKLTEKEIGKQTALILLSAPLAMEYYPKIGFDKVENGFIIRRTE is encoded by the coding sequence ATGAAAAATATAGAATTTAAAATCGGAATAGTTCCAAAAACATCTGAAATAATTGAGGTTTATGATAGTTCGGGAATCAAAAGACCGACAAAAGATAGCGACCGAATTACTAAAATGTATAAAAATTCTAATCTGATTATAACCGCGTGGTTGAATAATGAGCTGATTGGAATATCACGCTCAATAACTGATTTTTGTTATGCTTGCTATTTGTCGGATTTAGCTGTGAAAAGCGAATACCAAAAAGAAGGAATCGGAAGGCAACTAATAAAACTGACAGAAAAAGAAATAGGTAAACAAACTGCATTAATTTTGCTTTCCGCACCATTAGCAATGGAATACTATCCTAAAATTGGATTTGATAAAGTTGAAAATGGATTTATAATACGTCGAACTGAATAA
- the rpe gene encoding ribulose-phosphate 3-epimerase, whose translation MSNLIAPSILAADFGNLQRDVEMVNNSEADWFHIDIMDGVFVPNISYGMPVLKAISKHATKTIDVHLMIVNPDQYIQTFADLGANILTVHYEACTHLHRTVQAIKAAGMKAGVALNPHTPISVLEDIIVDLDLVCIMSVNPGFGGQSFIENTYKKTAQLRHLIEFSKSNCKIEIDGGVTNKNANELIEAGANVLVAGSYVFGAENPTETIENLKNLIN comes from the coding sequence ATGAGTAATTTAATTGCACCTTCAATTTTAGCAGCAGATTTTGGTAATTTGCAAAGAGACGTAGAAATGGTAAACAATAGCGAAGCAGATTGGTTTCATATTGATATTATGGATGGTGTTTTTGTGCCAAATATTTCTTACGGTATGCCAGTTTTAAAAGCAATTTCTAAACATGCTACAAAAACTATTGATGTGCATTTAATGATTGTAAACCCAGATCAATACATACAAACATTTGCAGATTTAGGCGCAAATATTCTTACAGTTCATTACGAAGCTTGTACACATTTACACAGAACAGTTCAAGCAATAAAAGCTGCAGGAATGAAAGCTGGAGTTGCATTAAATCCTCACACACCTATCTCTGTTTTAGAAGATATTATTGTAGATTTAGATTTGGTTTGTATTATGAGTGTAAACCCTGGTTTTGGCGGACAATCTTTTATAGAAAATACGTATAAAAAAACGGCACAATTAAGACACTTAATTGAATTCTCTAAATCTAACTGTAAAATAGAAATTGATGGAGGAGTTACCAACAAAAATGCTAATGAATTAATTGAAGCTGGAGCAAATGTTCTAGTTGCAGGAAGTTATGTTTTTGGAGCAGAAAACCCAACAGAAACAATAGAAAATTTAAAAAACCTAATAAACTAA
- a CDS encoding sensor histidine kinase, whose protein sequence is MLLIALLLAMYFSLRKTIKNKEIITNQKIEAEKSAKEKELLLKELHHRVKNNLQVISSILELQSLKSDNKELSKILKVGQDRIHAMSLIHQQLYQNNNISSINFKEYISTLIEHIKISNYQESVVVQFKIDTKDFTFPVNISVPLGLIINELITNAYKHAFTNRNKGKITIQLNKKSRENIYILLIKDNGIGMSNPIDFNNIDTLGLKLVKLLAKQLQGTMEYVNDNGSSFLITFKDDVII, encoded by the coding sequence TTGCTTTTAATTGCTTTATTATTAGCAATGTATTTTTCTCTTAGAAAGACCATAAAAAACAAAGAAATAATAACCAATCAAAAAATAGAAGCAGAGAAAAGTGCCAAAGAAAAAGAGTTGTTATTAAAAGAGCTACACCATCGTGTAAAAAATAATTTACAAGTAATATCGAGTATTTTAGAATTACAATCTTTAAAAAGCGATAATAAAGAATTGAGTAAGATTTTAAAAGTTGGGCAAGATAGAATTCATGCAATGTCTTTAATACACCAGCAATTGTATCAAAATAATAACATCAGTTCCATAAATTTTAAAGAATATATTTCAACATTAATAGAACATATTAAAATATCTAATTATCAAGAATCTGTTGTTGTTCAATTTAAAATTGATACAAAAGACTTTACTTTTCCAGTAAATATTTCGGTTCCATTAGGTTTAATTATAAATGAACTAATTACAAATGCATACAAACACGCTTTTACAAATCGTAATAAAGGTAAAATAACGATTCAGTTAAATAAAAAGTCGAGAGAAAATATATATATATTATTGATAAAAGACAATGGTATTGGTATGAGCAATCCAATAGATTTTAATAATATAGATACATTAGGTTTAAAATTAGTTAAATTGTTAGCAAAACAATTACAAGGAACTATGGAGTATGTGAATGATAATGGTAGTAGTTTCTTAATTACTTTTAAAGACGATGTAATAATTTAA
- a CDS encoding winged helix-turn-helix transcriptional regulator gives MKQIERRSDCPISLSLDIFGDKWTLLILRDFIFFNNRHFNELVTVEKISTNILADRLNRLLENDVVKKEVDRNNKSSYLYSLTEKGIELIPIVIEIYKWGANNIDGNNANREFKNELNSNFNKVTSEIVDRIKTTHNKV, from the coding sequence ATGAAACAGATTGAAAGAAGGTCGGACTGTCCAATTAGCTTATCGCTTGACATTTTTGGAGACAAATGGACTTTACTAATTTTAAGAGATTTTATTTTCTTTAACAACAGACACTTTAACGAGTTAGTAACAGTTGAAAAAATATCTACAAATATTCTTGCTGACCGATTAAATCGACTACTTGAAAATGATGTTGTAAAAAAAGAAGTTGATAGGAATAATAAATCTTCATATCTGTATTCGTTAACAGAAAAAGGAATTGAATTAATTCCGATAGTTATTGAAATTTATAAATGGGGAGCAAACAATATTGACGGAAATAATGCTAATCGTGAATTTAAAAATGAATTGAATTCTAATTTTAATAAAGTGACATCGGAAATAGTTGACAGAATAAAAACTACCCACAACAAAGTATAA
- a CDS encoding LytR/AlgR family response regulator transcription factor, which produces MGQKLQILIVEDEEIIAENLRLTLKNLGYEIAGVVNNALDAIDVLVNEKVDLAILDINIQGSKNGIWIANYIRKSYHIPYLFLTAFGDEKTILEATETRPYGYLLKPFVKESLLASIKIALVNFTEKDNLLNKEKTVLKLEENVIYIKVKEAYVKLITDNIYFIESDRNYIQIFTKDSNYLLRSSLSQIKELLPKTFLQVHRSFIINTKKIDSITKLQISLGEYTVQLSNSYKEELYKILQIK; this is translated from the coding sequence ATGGGGCAAAAGCTACAAATACTTATTGTTGAAGATGAAGAAATTATTGCAGAAAATTTACGTTTAACTTTAAAGAATTTAGGGTACGAAATTGCTGGTGTTGTTAATAATGCATTAGATGCAATAGATGTCTTAGTGAATGAAAAAGTAGATTTAGCCATTTTAGATATAAATATTCAAGGAAGCAAAAACGGAATTTGGATTGCCAATTATATTCGTAAATCGTATCATATTCCATATTTGTTTTTAACCGCTTTTGGCGACGAAAAAACAATCTTAGAAGCTACAGAAACGAGGCCTTATGGATATTTACTAAAGCCGTTTGTAAAAGAAAGTTTATTAGCTTCCATAAAAATTGCACTCGTTAATTTTACTGAAAAAGATAACTTATTAAATAAAGAAAAAACGGTTTTAAAATTAGAAGAAAATGTAATCTATATTAAAGTAAAAGAAGCGTATGTAAAATTAATTACAGATAATATTTACTTTATTGAGTCAGATAGAAATTACATTCAAATTTTTACAAAAGACTCAAATTATTTGTTAAGAAGTTCTTTATCGCAAATAAAAGAACTTTTGCCAAAAACTTTTTTACAAGTGCATAGATCTTTTATTATCAATACAAAAAAGATAGATTCTATTACCAAACTTCAAATTTCTTTGGGAGAATATACTGTTCAATTAAGTAATTCTTATAAAGAAGAATTGTATAAGATACTGCAAATAAAATAA
- a CDS encoding tetratricopeptide repeat protein has protein sequence MCSIFAFQKQDQITTKKDFENFVTYFKKIDKENKTEDIVATTTKNLLYQSLDWAENRGTEDQKLTIKLLEISYLNKLKKDIEVINKAEFLLKSTKVAELKDVVYMLQDLNQAYSRTEQYNNLLNSYTLYHNLLLKHNIPSRKSSKNNRIALAYYRLRNYEKAKKYFIERGKGFIEENDYFGYSSANNDIGLCFFKMNQLDSAKFYFEKAIAILDDKIDFKRAIGFRKVIEENIASIWVEKGNYNKALPILLGEVNFSRKQQDFKRMAHAYHEVANVYYLKHEPKIALKYIDSIFIYLEKDNNPNLKEESLFLKGKTFLKLNLFNKADEVLIAAEKYKDSLELVKLENQYLIAAVKFETEKKELE, from the coding sequence TTGTGTAGCATTTTTGCTTTTCAAAAGCAAGATCAAATTACTACAAAAAAAGATTTCGAGAATTTTGTTACTTATTTCAAAAAAATAGATAAGGAAAATAAAACTGAAGATATAGTAGCAACTACAACAAAAAACTTACTTTATCAATCTTTAGATTGGGCAGAAAATAGAGGTACAGAAGACCAAAAACTTACCATAAAACTTTTAGAAATAAGTTATCTAAATAAGCTTAAAAAAGATATAGAAGTAATAAATAAAGCAGAGTTTTTATTAAAAAGCACAAAAGTAGCAGAACTAAAAGATGTGGTTTATATGTTACAAGATTTAAACCAAGCATATTCTAGAACCGAGCAATATAACAATCTATTAAATAGCTACACACTATACCATAACTTGTTATTAAAGCATAATATTCCTTCTAGGAAATCTAGTAAAAACAACAGAATAGCATTAGCCTATTATCGTTTAAGAAACTACGAAAAAGCCAAGAAGTATTTTATAGAAAGAGGAAAAGGTTTTATAGAGGAAAACGATTATTTTGGTTACAGTAGTGCTAATAACGATATTGGTTTGTGTTTTTTTAAGATGAATCAATTAGATAGTGCTAAATTTTATTTCGAAAAAGCAATCGCTATTTTAGATGATAAAATTGATTTTAAAAGGGCTATAGGTTTTAGAAAAGTTATTGAAGAAAACATTGCAAGTATTTGGGTAGAAAAAGGAAATTATAACAAAGCATTACCCATTTTACTAGGCGAAGTAAATTTTAGTAGAAAGCAACAAGATTTTAAGAGAATGGCACACGCCTACCATGAAGTTGCAAATGTGTATTATTTAAAGCACGAACCTAAAATAGCTCTAAAATATATAGATAGCATTTTTATATATTTAGAAAAAGATAACAACCCTAATTTAAAAGAAGAATCTTTATTTTTAAAAGGGAAAACTTTTTTAAAACTGAATCTGTTTAACAAAGCAGATGAAGTTTTAATCGCTGCAGAAAAGTATAAAGATTCTTTAGAGTTGGTAAAACTTGAAAACCAGTATCTAATAGCAGCAGTAAAATTCGAAACAGAAAAGAAAGAACTGGAATAA
- a CDS encoding Na(+)-translocating NADH-quinone reductase subunit F, protein MKTSKRLEQALVKLYNAFHNNRLNPEDCTACAVGNILDNLDSWKHLSNEHGSLELSYVGRVHENLGRKFNGYSPLEILQIEKIFLEACGFKTPLCHYNSKPQNPTNKDILFKGLCNVVAYLCELDKTPNVMDYSKLFEFENDEPIYHLETFLN, encoded by the coding sequence ATGAAAACTTCCAAAAGATTAGAGCAGGCTTTAGTGAAATTGTACAATGCTTTTCATAACAACAGGTTAAATCCTGAAGACTGTACAGCTTGTGCTGTTGGTAATATTTTAGATAATTTAGATAGTTGGAAGCATCTTTCTAACGAGCATGGTTCTTTAGAATTGAGTTATGTTGGTCGAGTTCACGAAAATTTGGGTAGGAAATTCAATGGATATTCGCCATTAGAGATTCTACAAATCGAAAAAATATTTTTAGAAGCTTGTGGCTTTAAAACACCTTTATGCCACTATAATTCTAAACCACAAAACCCAACAAATAAAGACATTTTATTTAAGGGTTTGTGTAATGTTGTGGCTTATTTGTGTGAGTTGGATAAAACACCTAATGTAATGGATTATTCGAAACTGTTTGAGTTTGAAAATGACGAACCCATATATCATCTTGAAACTTTTTTAAATTAA
- a CDS encoding retropepsin-like aspartic protease, which yields MKRLEKILKKNKYVKISLKKIATNHLELKAKINGVNGRFILDTGASNSCVGLNAVENFKLIAEESETKAAGAGATDMETQLSENNLLKIGSWKTKKFHLVLFDLSHVNTALTQHNAKEVDGIIGADILQSGKAFIDYNKNVLYLKKLKKNK from the coding sequence ATGAAACGTTTAGAAAAAATTTTAAAGAAGAATAAATACGTAAAGATTTCATTAAAAAAAATTGCAACAAATCATCTAGAATTAAAAGCAAAAATTAACGGAGTTAATGGGCGTTTTATTTTAGATACAGGTGCATCTAATTCTTGCGTAGGTTTAAATGCTGTAGAAAACTTTAAATTAATTGCCGAAGAAAGTGAGACAAAAGCTGCAGGAGCAGGAGCAACAGACATGGAAACGCAACTTTCTGAAAATAATCTTTTAAAAATTGGTAGTTGGAAAACCAAGAAATTCCACTTGGTATTGTTCGATTTATCTCACGTAAATACAGCTTTAACGCAACACAATGCTAAAGAAGTAGATGGTATTATTGGCGCAGATATTTTACAAAGTGGAAAAGCATTTATAGATTATAATAAGAATGTTTTGTATTTAAAAAAGTTGAAGAAAAATAAATAA
- a CDS encoding GIY-YIG nuclease family protein, producing the protein MKKTTDKTHKWEFGMYPISKEMSDRYEKSIFRIIKFLNDFIIYNKVLDDFSELKGMLNRTVKKNQLDWFTVYEKLHYPNERELVGVIFLITELRNLLKNNNSLEEFKQNEKIFLCYLKKLIENYNSKINAPEEYLYILSLKNEPDILKIGMTTGKVSKRVNQINSSTGVLNPYGVRKVFKVKNCKVAERESHLILSDYRIRKDREFFKIPFAQALDLIEKSFTQNGLKIRNIGKIIYFNPASKIGKIKYCGIENIEFSKEDLVFENETFEIGNLVEYDINIVKKKLKKIVKNTVYNTV; encoded by the coding sequence ATGAAAAAAACTACAGATAAAACTCATAAATGGGAATTTGGTATGTATCCAATCTCAAAAGAAATGTCTGATAGATATGAAAAATCTATTTTTCGCATTATAAAATTTCTCAATGATTTTATTATTTATAATAAGGTTCTTGATGATTTTTCCGAATTAAAAGGAATGTTAAATAGAACAGTTAAAAAAAATCAATTAGATTGGTTTACAGTTTATGAAAAGTTACATTATCCTAATGAACGTGAATTAGTTGGAGTAATATTTTTAATCACTGAATTAAGAAACCTACTAAAAAACAACAACTCATTAGAAGAGTTCAAACAAAATGAAAAAATATTCTTGTGCTATTTAAAGAAACTAATTGAAAATTATAATTCAAAAATAAATGCACCAGAAGAATATCTTTATATTTTATCGTTAAAAAATGAGCCTGATATTCTCAAAATTGGAATGACAACTGGAAAAGTTTCAAAAAGAGTTAATCAAATTAATTCAAGCACAGGAGTTTTGAATCCATATGGTGTTAGAAAAGTCTTTAAAGTTAAAAACTGTAAAGTTGCAGAGCGAGAAAGTCATTTAATATTAAGTGATTATAGAATTAGAAAAGACCGAGAGTTTTTTAAAATCCCTTTTGCTCAAGCATTAGATTTAATTGAGAAAAGTTTTACTCAAAATGGTCTTAAAATTCGGAATATTGGAAAAATCATTTATTTTAATCCTGCAAGTAAAATAGGAAAAATCAAATATTGTGGCATTGAAAACATTGAGTTTTCTAAAGAAGATTTAGTTTTTGAGAACGAAACTTTTGAAATTGGAAATTTAGTTGAATATGATATTAATATCGTTAAGAAAAAACTAAAAAAGATAGTGAAAAATACTGTGTACAACACCGTATAA
- a CDS encoding alpha/beta hydrolase, which produces MMYLGVFFIILMFIFFGIYFFQEKLIFLNGRKVDKDYQYKFSNKFQEIFIDTTDGNQINALHFKLENPKGIVLFCHGNNGNLIKWGERVSYFIEYNYEVLVFDYRNYGKSTGKFNENKMYEDALSVYDYLKKNYKEETIVVYGFSLGSTFATKIAAVNFPKELILEAPFFNFKKAVQFYAKFAPTFLLKYKFRSDLDIVKVSVPITIFHGNLDKVTSFKDSKALVRLNKSTKNRCIEIDKGTHHNIRMSKTYKENLKEILER; this is translated from the coding sequence ATGATGTATTTAGGAGTGTTTTTTATCATATTAATGTTCATTTTTTTTGGGATTTATTTTTTTCAAGAAAAATTAATCTTTCTAAATGGTAGAAAGGTTGATAAAGATTATCAATACAAATTCTCAAATAAATTTCAAGAAATTTTTATAGATACAACAGATGGGAATCAGATTAATGCACTTCATTTTAAATTAGAAAATCCAAAAGGAATTGTTCTATTCTGTCATGGGAATAATGGAAATTTAATAAAATGGGGAGAAAGAGTTTCTTATTTTATTGAATATAATTATGAAGTATTGGTTTTCGATTATAGAAATTACGGAAAAAGCACAGGTAAATTCAACGAAAATAAAATGTACGAAGATGCCTTGTCTGTTTACGATTATTTAAAGAAAAATTATAAAGAAGAAACAATTGTGGTTTATGGTTTTTCCTTGGGAAGTACTTTTGCGACAAAAATTGCAGCAGTAAACTTCCCAAAAGAATTAATTTTAGAAGCGCCATTTTTCAATTTTAAAAAAGCGGTACAATTCTATGCTAAGTTTGCGCCCACATTTTTATTGAAGTATAAATTCAGGTCAGATTTAGATATTGTTAAGGTTTCGGTTCCAATTACAATTTTTCATGGAAATTTAGACAAAGTAACTTCTTTTAAAGATTCTAAAGCATTAGTAAGATTAAACAAATCAACAAAAAATAGATGTATAGAAATTGATAAAGGAACACACCATAATATTAGAATGTCTAAAACCTACAAAGAAAACCTGAAAGAAATTTTGGAGCGATAG
- a CDS encoding GatB/YqeY domain-containing protein, whose product MSLQKQVMDKMKEAMKAKDTVALQALRAVKSAFLLAKTETGVQTELTEDQEMKIIQKQVKQRKDSAAIFIKQDRQDLAEPELAEIAVLEQFLPEALTEEEIEGVVISTIDGVGASGMQDMGKVMGIVSKELAGQADGKTISMLVKKHLAK is encoded by the coding sequence ATGAGTTTGCAAAAACAAGTAATGGATAAAATGAAAGAAGCAATGAAAGCAAAAGATACAGTTGCTTTACAAGCTTTAAGAGCAGTAAAATCGGCTTTTTTATTGGCTAAAACAGAAACTGGTGTTCAAACAGAATTGACAGAAGACCAAGAAATGAAAATTATCCAGAAGCAGGTAAAACAAAGAAAAGATAGTGCTGCAATTTTCATAAAACAAGACAGACAAGATTTAGCAGAACCAGAATTAGCAGAAATTGCAGTTTTAGAACAGTTTTTACCAGAAGCATTAACAGAAGAAGAAATAGAAGGAGTTGTAATTTCTACTATTGATGGAGTAGGAGCTTCAGGAATGCAAGATATGGGAAAAGTAATGGGTATTGTTTCTAAAGAATTAGCTGGCCAAGCAGATGGGAAAACAATTTCTATGTTGGTTAAAAAGCATTTGGCGAAATAA